The following coding sequences are from one Humulus lupulus chromosome X, drHumLupu1.1, whole genome shotgun sequence window:
- the LOC133806624 gene encoding uncharacterized protein LOC133806624, with translation MVRTRGASSKKIPVSQSRKVPSPSPPLSVSTAPLSVPTAPTSVGKSCKSKARKKVFSLSHEHPMVFPDISADIVAPPSEVVVPSRAKDHSPLLFDSSLEARAKSKFVSSSSKAAAAGLLKLPLKPSQSKKNSVTPKRKLGLDASLSPLSAAKKKLKAHPPSLSSSESEATHDTTLSDETVPDIVESKTESDEPEKEDTIPSEQEAESDSDHIASPLPSKAKGKKPISGSTPSPKHSGVNFKPYSSIFCYNDNARDMVLYAQRKFIIERNYVLSDHRPFGVLTMLQDRQWTGSLVKFSGFVDRIVKEFYANLTNEIIEPSSPLYNKVFVRGHWFSCSPQDIALALHLPLDVEDDVDGAALDKDMVITELVGQKMVWPSNTVISVSNLTYTYAVLHKFATTNWKPTSHTATISFDMASFLYKVGTGLGINLASVIHDQIIGFRKGNRKNLNLPFPQVIYKVLSMQKKDLQRDQEDLVAPTTAASYKASAPPTEATAAPSSKKVKPQSLKISSADIPHASSSVATDSGLVATEIAAVRASVDSMTARVMSIEGLQCSMLEVVQSLSKDPVV, from the coding sequence ATGGTGAGAACTCGTGGTGCCTCCTCCAAGAAGATCCCTGTTTCTCAATCCCGAAAGGTGCCATCTCCTTCGCCTCCTCTGTCTGTATCAACGGCGCCTCTTTCTGTTCCAACAGCTCCCACATCTGTTGGAAAGTCCTGCAAATCCAAGGCTCGCAAGAAGGTGTTTTCGCTCTCTCATGAACATCCTATGGTGTTTCCAGATATCTCTGCTGACATTGTTGCACCACCATCTGAAGTGGTGGTGCCCTCTCGAGCCAAGGACCATTCTCCTCTTCTGTTTGATTCGTCTTTGGAGGCTAGGGCAAAATCAAAATTTGTTTCCTCCTCTTCCAAAGCTGCTGCTGCTGGGTTGCTCAAATTGCCCTTGAAGCCGAGTCAGTCCAAGAAAAATTCTGTGACTCCCAAAAGGAAATTGGGGTTGGACGCGTCTCTTTCTCCTTTGTCTGCTGCCAAGAAAAAATTGAAGGCTCATCCCCCTTCATTGTCCTCCTCCGAATCTGAAGCAACTCATGATACCACATTGTCTGATGAAACGGTTCCTGACATTGTTGAATCAAAGACTGAGTCTGATGAGCCAGAAAAAGAAGACACTATCCCCTCTGAACAGGAAGCCGAATCTGATTCAGACCACATTGCATCTCCTTTGCCATCCAAAGCTAAAGGGAAGAAACCTATTTCTGGTTCTACTCCTTCACCAAAACATTCAGGTGtaaatttcaaaccttattctTCCATTTTTTGCTATAATGATAATGCACGTGATATGGTTCTATATGCTCAACGAAAATTTATCATTGAAAGAAATTATGTCTTGAGTGATCATCGTCCTTTTGGTGTGCTAACAATGCTTCAAGATCGACAATGGACAGGTTCTTTGGTTAAATTTTCtggttttgtggatagaatagtcaaggaattctatgccaatcttACTAATGAAATTATTGAACCTTCATCTCCTCTGTATAACAAAGTGTTTGTTAGGGGCCATTGGTTCTCTTGTTCTCCTCAAGACATTGCTCTTGCTTTGCATCTTCCCCTTGATGTCGAAGATGATGTTGATGGTGCCGCTCTTGACAAGGACATGGTTATCACTGAATTGGTTGGTCAAAAAATGGTATGGCCATCCAATACAGTCATCTCGGTCTCCAATCTCACCTACACTTATGCTGTTCTCCATAAGTTTGCCACAACAAATTGGAAGCCCACTTCTCACACCGCCACTATCTCTTTTGATATGGCCTCATTTTTGTACAAGGTGGGGACCGGTCTTGGTATAAATTTGGCTTCGGTTATTCATGATCAAATCATTGGGTTTCGCAAAGGTAACAGGAAAAACTTGAATCTTCCTTTTCCTCaagttatttataaagtgttgagtaTGCAGAAAAAAGATCTCCAACGTGATCAAGAAGACTTGGTGGCCCCAACTACTGCTGCTTCCTACAAAGCCTCTGCCCCTCCTACTGAAGCCACTGCTGCACCGTCCTCCAAGAAAGTCAAGCCCCAATCCCTGAAGATTTCTTCGGCTGACATTCCTCATGCCTCCTCCTCTGTTGCCACAGATTCAGGACTTGTTGCAACCGAAATAGCTGCTGTTCGAGCCTCTGTTGATTCTATGACTGCTCGAGTGATGTCAATTGAAGGACTGCAATGTTCTATGTTGGAGGTTGTTCAATCTCTGTCTAAAGATCcagttgtttag